From a single Gammaproteobacteria bacterium genomic region:
- a CDS encoding N-formylglutamate amidohydrolase, which translates to MVMVCELLDASEPAPYEVHRPGSTVPQLVVCDHAARRIPRALDHLGLSQEHRASHIAQDIGAGELALALSERLNATAVLCNYSRLVVDCNRALTDASAFLDRSDGIEVPGNQGLSEEDRELRAAAIYRPYRGAIDRELDRLCSIVEAPVLIAIHSFTRFLEGEDRRWDCGVLWDLDARIARPLLDGLREDGTLLVGDNQPYSGRHPEDFTVDHHAEDRNFPYAAMEIRQDLLDTPAKLERMADRIHAALEPILSDPGLYTLRG; encoded by the coding sequence TTGGTGATGGTTTGCGAGCTGCTGGATGCGTCCGAGCCGGCCCCGTACGAGGTGCACAGGCCCGGTTCGACGGTGCCCCAGCTGGTGGTTTGCGATCACGCCGCCCGGCGAATTCCGCGGGCCCTCGACCATCTCGGACTCTCGCAGGAGCATCGCGCAAGCCACATCGCCCAGGATATCGGGGCGGGCGAACTGGCGCTGGCATTGAGCGAACGCCTGAACGCCACCGCCGTGCTCTGCAACTACTCGCGCCTGGTCGTTGACTGCAATCGGGCGCTTACAGACGCATCGGCCTTTCTCGACCGGAGCGACGGGATCGAAGTGCCCGGTAACCAGGGGTTGAGCGAAGAAGACAGGGAACTCCGGGCTGCAGCCATTTACCGGCCCTATCGCGGCGCAATCGACCGGGAACTGGATCGCCTTTGCTCGATCGTGGAAGCGCCCGTGCTGATTGCGATACACAGCTTTACGCGGTTCCTTGAAGGCGAGGACCGGCGCTGGGATTGCGGCGTGCTGTGGGACCTGGACGCGCGGATCGCCCGCCCGTTGCTCGACGGCCTGCGCGAGGACGGAACGCTTCTGGTGGGCGACAATCAGCCGTATTCCGGGCGACATCCCGAGGACTTCACCGTTGACCATCACGCCGAGGACCGCAACTTTCCGTACGCGGCGATGGAGATCCGCCAGGATCTGCTGGACACGCCCGCAAAGCTGGAGCGCATGGCGGACCGGATTCACGCGGCGCTCGAACCCATCCTTTCCGATCCCGGCCTGTATACGCTGCGCGGCTAG
- the csrA gene encoding carbon storage regulator CsrA has translation MLILTRRSGEAVIVGDNVRIAVLDIRGNQVRLGVEAPREVTVHREEVYQRIVEEQGSAAGEDEES, from the coding sequence ATGCTGATTCTTACCCGCCGGTCCGGAGAGGCCGTAATCGTTGGCGATAACGTGCGCATTGCGGTGCTGGACATACGGGGCAACCAGGTCCGGCTGGGAGTTGAGGCGCCACGCGAGGTGACCGTGCATCGCGAAGAGGTCTACCAGCGGATTGTTGAAGAGCAAGGCAGCGCGGCCGGAGAAGACGAGGAGTCCTAG
- a CDS encoding xanthine dehydrogenase family protein molybdopterin-binding subunit, with translation MKSTPEIRLTRRSFVAAGSSLALAVYLPQGRSSEAEGFRPSAWIGIGPGGDVSFVCDRTDMGQGSPWALARIVAEELEAPWERVSVAPMPDNPAGWPRSMGTGGSTAVSGSFDLLRRTAASAREMLRLAAAVEWGISPSECVCRDGVVTNRATGARLDYGALTALAAQLDPPQDPPLKDVSDYRLVGRSFPRADVPPKTLGAQTYAIDVRLPRQLTGLIARSPWPGSVERRAVYDAEAVLSLPGVTDVFEIPGDDHRPPGVVVLAGDFWRAQQARAALDVRWVPPEGGEPADAPDPAADFRRRLVTALYEPGSAARSEGNVREAMQEPGLRRVLAQYEVPFLHHATMEPMNCTADVRVNRCEVWAPTQTQTRAQQIAAKLTGLPIEAVHIYTPALGGGFGRRLENDYVAEAVLASRYAGRPVKIMWTREDDMQHGYFRPPAISLMHGALDESGQLRAWRQHIASPSLLRQMRGMEPEVDTAAVQGAANLPYRVPNLEVSHVEVRSPVNLGFWRSVGHSYNCFFVETFIDELAHAAGRDPFAFRMSLLPDESRMAAVLSRAAQEAGWGKPPGPNSGLGIACTHSFGSLAAQVARVSVDRGRLRVERIDCAVDCGLAVDPATLESQISGGILFALTAALHGRIRLGRDGAVERNFDSYRMLLMIDTPDIRVHIVNSGAPIGGIGEVGVPPAAPAVGNAIFAALGKRLRTLPFQVPVARNPRVEEQI, from the coding sequence ATGAAGTCCACCCCTGAAATCAGACTGACCCGCCGGTCTTTTGTCGCGGCCGGGAGTTCGCTCGCGCTCGCCGTGTATCTGCCGCAAGGGCGGTCCAGCGAAGCGGAAGGATTTCGTCCCAGTGCCTGGATCGGGATTGGTCCCGGCGGCGATGTCTCGTTTGTATGTGACCGCACGGACATGGGGCAGGGCAGCCCCTGGGCGCTGGCCCGCATCGTCGCCGAAGAGCTGGAGGCGCCCTGGGAGCGCGTATCCGTTGCGCCCATGCCCGACAACCCCGCCGGCTGGCCGCGATCCATGGGCACCGGCGGCAGCACGGCGGTCAGCGGTTCCTTCGACCTGCTCCGCAGGACGGCGGCCTCGGCCCGCGAGATGCTGCGGCTGGCCGCGGCGGTGGAGTGGGGCATCAGTCCGTCCGAATGCGTCTGCCGCGACGGCGTCGTGACCAATCGCGCCACGGGCGCGCGGCTGGACTACGGTGCGCTGACCGCACTTGCGGCGCAACTGGATCCGCCCCAGGACCCTCCTCTCAAGGACGTGTCCGACTACCGCCTTGTCGGCCGGTCGTTCCCGCGCGCGGATGTCCCTCCAAAGACCCTCGGCGCCCAGACCTATGCCATCGACGTGCGTCTGCCCCGGCAGCTGACCGGCCTGATCGCCCGTTCACCCTGGCCCGGTTCCGTCGAACGGCGGGCGGTCTATGATGCGGAGGCCGTCTTGAGCCTCCCCGGCGTGACGGACGTCTTCGAGATTCCGGGCGACGACCACAGGCCGCCCGGCGTAGTGGTTCTGGCCGGCGACTTCTGGCGGGCGCAGCAGGCCCGCGCCGCGCTGGACGTGCGCTGGGTTCCGCCCGAGGGAGGCGAGCCAGCGGATGCGCCTGACCCTGCCGCGGATTTTCGCCGCCGCCTGGTTACGGCCCTGTACGAACCCGGTTCCGCGGCGCGCAGCGAAGGCAATGTTCGCGAAGCCATGCAGGAGCCCGGGCTGCGCCGGGTCTTGGCGCAGTACGAGGTTCCGTTTCTTCATCACGCCACCATGGAACCGATGAACTGCACGGCGGATGTCCGCGTGAATCGCTGCGAGGTGTGGGCGCCGACCCAGACCCAGACCCGGGCCCAGCAGATTGCGGCGAAGCTCACCGGCCTGCCCATCGAAGCCGTGCACATCTACACGCCGGCGCTCGGTGGAGGCTTCGGGCGCCGGCTGGAGAACGATTACGTCGCCGAAGCCGTGCTTGCCTCCCGGTACGCCGGCCGGCCCGTCAAGATCATGTGGACACGCGAGGACGACATGCAGCATGGCTACTTCCGTCCCCCCGCGATCAGCCTCATGCACGGGGCGCTGGACGAAAGCGGCCAACTGCGGGCCTGGCGGCAGCACATCGCCTCGCCTTCGTTGCTCCGGCAGATGCGCGGAATGGAGCCGGAAGTTGATACCGCCGCCGTCCAGGGCGCCGCCAACCTTCCCTATCGGGTGCCGAACCTCGAGGTCAGCCATGTCGAAGTGCGCTCGCCGGTCAATCTGGGTTTCTGGCGGTCCGTGGGCCACTCCTACAACTGTTTCTTCGTGGAGACCTTCATCGACGAGCTGGCCCACGCGGCCGGCCGCGATCCGTTCGCGTTCCGGATGTCGCTGCTGCCCGATGAGTCGCGGATGGCGGCCGTGCTCTCGCGGGCTGCGCAGGAAGCGGGCTGGGGCAAGCCTCCCGGCCCGAACAGCGGTCTCGGCATTGCCTGCACCCACAGTTTCGGCAGCCTTGCGGCCCAGGTGGCCCGGGTTTCGGTTGACCGTGGCCGGCTGCGCGTCGAGCGCATCGACTGCGCCGTGGACTGCGGGCTGGCTGTCGACCCCGCCACGCTGGAGTCGCAGATCAGCGGGGGGATCCTATTCGCCCTGACCGCGGCCCTGCACGGCAGGATCCGCCTCGGCCGGGACGGCGCGGTGGAACGGAATTTCGACAGCTACAGGATGCTGCTCATGATCGACACGCCCGATATACGGGTGCATATCGTCAACAGCGGCGCCCCGATCGGGGGCATAGGCGAAGTGGGCGTGCCGCCTGCCGCACCAGCCGTGGGCAACGCAATTTTCGCGGCGCTGGGCAAACGCCTGCGCACGCTGCCTTTTCAGGTCCCGGTGGCGCGGAACCCCCGGGTGGAGGAACAGATTTGA
- a CDS encoding CRTAC1 family protein, whose amino-acid sequence MKRCFCVGSIAVAAGVLLGGCQAGDESGQTGDESGQTSVPIRFAEEAAERGIADIGLDGAGVAFNDYDGDGDADIYITNNDSGTLGHEFRNRLWENDGNGYFTDVAEARGATNEGGLGRGITFGDYDLDGDDDLVVANMQSGARGGYDPPVTLYRNRMAETGVPDFEDVTGDVWLVREGVFEDESNEGITATSGGVGFGDYDGDGWLDLLWRSADYDVDQALFRNSRGGEFEDVTEAAGVLLLKDMKEANSQGSPGWFDFDLDGDLDLLSPQEGGPNALYLNQGDGKFANITTSRQPPAGWAFLNPGNANGVCLGDVDNDGDIDAYLPNADQANRLIRNDYAETGAAGFTDITLASGAGDPGGARGCTMGDYDNDGWLDIYVSNGGLSNVLINDIIEDLPYFVQFYIAFEPADNALLRNNGDGTFTDVTAGSGAEGYSIGAGVASGDVNGDGFTDIVGTARTFYNRGEMLSEPQRNFLWLNQGNDNHWIKVRPEGQRLNARIRVVSGDLVQWREIFSSTGYNSVDEPAPVFGLGARDSVGRVDVCWADGRTQTVLDPPVDQELVVTAAALEPPGASSQTSSAQTSSTACAPAMSTNGAQGVDALNSAPPTPAARMMPMEPNMLSKPITAPRSRGGAS is encoded by the coding sequence ATGAAACGGTGTTTTTGCGTCGGCTCCATTGCGGTAGCCGCGGGAGTGCTGCTTGGTGGATGCCAGGCGGGCGACGAGTCCGGGCAGACGGGCGACGAATCCGGCCAGACGAGCGTTCCGATTCGGTTTGCCGAGGAGGCCGCGGAGCGCGGGATCGCCGACATCGGGCTGGACGGCGCGGGCGTGGCGTTCAACGACTACGACGGCGACGGCGATGCCGATATCTACATCACCAACAACGACAGCGGAACACTCGGCCACGAATTCCGCAATCGATTGTGGGAAAACGATGGAAACGGCTATTTCACGGACGTAGCGGAAGCCCGCGGCGCAACCAACGAAGGTGGCCTGGGGCGCGGGATCACTTTCGGTGACTACGACCTCGACGGCGACGACGACCTGGTTGTGGCGAACATGCAATCGGGCGCCCGCGGCGGCTACGATCCCCCGGTAACCCTTTACCGCAACCGGATGGCCGAGACCGGCGTGCCGGACTTCGAGGACGTTACGGGCGACGTCTGGCTTGTGCGCGAGGGCGTGTTCGAGGACGAGTCCAACGAAGGCATTACCGCCACGTCCGGAGGCGTGGGCTTCGGCGACTATGACGGCGACGGCTGGCTGGACCTGCTGTGGCGTTCCGCCGACTATGACGTCGACCAGGCGCTGTTCCGCAATAGCCGCGGCGGCGAGTTCGAGGACGTGACCGAGGCTGCCGGCGTGTTGCTGCTCAAGGACATGAAGGAAGCCAACAGCCAGGGGTCGCCCGGCTGGTTCGATTTTGATTTGGACGGAGACCTCGACCTTCTCTCGCCCCAGGAAGGCGGACCCAACGCGCTCTATCTGAATCAGGGTGACGGCAAGTTTGCGAACATCACAACTTCAAGGCAGCCGCCTGCCGGCTGGGCGTTCCTGAATCCCGGCAACGCGAACGGCGTCTGCCTGGGCGACGTGGACAACGACGGCGACATCGACGCCTATCTGCCCAACGCCGACCAGGCCAACCGCCTGATTCGCAACGACTACGCCGAGACAGGCGCGGCCGGCTTTACGGACATCACCCTGGCCTCAGGCGCAGGGGACCCGGGCGGCGCCCGGGGCTGCACGATGGGCGATTACGACAACGACGGCTGGCTGGACATCTATGTGAGCAACGGCGGACTGTCCAACGTTCTGATCAACGACATCATTGAAGACCTGCCGTACTTCGTTCAGTTCTACATCGCGTTCGAGCCCGCCGACAACGCGCTGCTGCGCAACAACGGCGACGGAACCTTCACCGACGTGACAGCCGGTTCAGGCGCCGAGGGCTACAGCATCGGCGCCGGCGTGGCCAGCGGCGACGTGAACGGCGACGGCTTCACCGACATCGTCGGCACCGCGCGGACCTTCTACAACCGCGGCGAGATGCTGTCGGAGCCGCAGCGCAATTTCCTGTGGCTGAACCAGGGCAACGACAACCACTGGATCAAGGTGCGTCCGGAAGGCCAGCGGCTGAACGCCCGGATACGGGTGGTTTCCGGCGACCTGGTTCAATGGCGCGAGATCTTCTCGTCCACTGGCTACAACTCCGTGGACGAACCCGCGCCTGTCTTCGGCCTGGGTGCCCGGGACAGCGTGGGCCGCGTTGACGTCTGCTGGGCCGACGGCCGTACGCAGACGGTCCTGGACCCGCCTGTGGATCAGGAATTGGTCGTTACCGCGGCTGCCCTGGAACCGCCCGGCGCCAGCAGCCAGACCAGCAGCGCCCAGACGAGCAGCACCGCCTGCGCGCCGGCCATGAGCACGAACGGCGCCCAGGGCGTGGACGCGCTGAACAGTGCGCCTCCAACGCCTGCCGCCAGGATGATGCCTATGGAACCGAACATGCTCAGCAAGCCGATCACCGCGCCCCGCTCGCGTGGCGGCGCCTCCTGA
- a CDS encoding MFS transporter, whose amino-acid sequence MIDIDRSAGARIGQIQLETGVTVRHFWTYMYASLICIGMMTNMNFSQPYILTEHIGITDSDFAGTVTGQLTGMTEFIVLLLIWPFGMLADRIGRRPVIMLGIGLIGLSYALYPWATEVIHLMCFRIIFGVGVAAVASMTATIQNDYPVESSRGRVVGFSSAFNALGIVFATRLVSGLPKWLQDAGLDPVAAGRYAYGAAALVCFISVLVFRFGLKGGVPEYTGKRPRWAELVAAGFRQARNPRILLAYMTAMTSRGDMVVAGLFITLWGTMAFKAAGGEAAVAQYRLFVPFAVMQVFAVAWSFIFGSILDRINRVAGAVFSLALSVVAYGALYFVESPLDLRMLPLFALLGAAMAGAIMSSMALVGQEAPPRERGAVIGLLSMFGSIGIILAAGVGGALFSASTPWAPFVLMAGAQAVLLVWALLVWLLAPGGSRAAAVTTNS is encoded by the coding sequence ATGATCGACATTGACCGCAGCGCCGGCGCGCGCATAGGGCAGATCCAGCTCGAAACGGGCGTGACGGTCCGGCATTTCTGGACTTACATGTACGCATCCCTGATCTGCATCGGGATGATGACGAACATGAACTTTTCCCAGCCCTACATCCTCACCGAGCATATCGGGATTACGGACTCGGACTTTGCCGGGACCGTTACCGGGCAACTTACGGGGATGACCGAATTCATCGTCCTGCTGCTGATCTGGCCCTTCGGCATGCTGGCCGACCGAATCGGCCGCCGCCCGGTCATCATGCTGGGCATCGGGCTGATTGGACTCAGCTACGCCCTGTATCCCTGGGCCACGGAAGTCATTCATCTGATGTGCTTCCGGATCATCTTCGGCGTGGGCGTAGCGGCGGTCGCATCCATGACCGCCACGATCCAGAACGACTATCCGGTGGAATCCTCGCGCGGGCGCGTGGTCGGATTCAGTTCGGCGTTCAACGCACTGGGTATCGTCTTCGCAACGCGCCTGGTTTCGGGCCTGCCCAAATGGCTTCAGGACGCCGGCCTGGACCCCGTTGCCGCCGGCCGCTACGCTTATGGCGCGGCAGCCCTGGTGTGCTTCATTTCCGTTCTTGTTTTCCGCTTCGGCCTCAAGGGCGGAGTGCCGGAGTACACAGGCAAGCGTCCGAGGTGGGCCGAACTCGTGGCGGCGGGGTTCCGCCAGGCCAGGAACCCGCGCATCCTCCTGGCCTATATGACCGCGATGACGTCACGGGGCGACATGGTCGTGGCCGGATTATTCATAACGCTGTGGGGCACGATGGCCTTCAAGGCAGCCGGTGGAGAAGCCGCGGTCGCGCAATACCGGTTGTTTGTTCCCTTTGCGGTCATGCAGGTCTTCGCGGTGGCCTGGTCGTTCATCTTCGGATCCATACTCGACCGGATCAACCGGGTTGCAGGGGCGGTCTTTTCGCTCGCGCTTTCGGTCGTCGCCTACGGTGCGCTTTACTTCGTGGAATCGCCGCTCGACCTGCGCATGCTGCCCCTGTTCGCCTTATTGGGCGCGGCGATGGCCGGCGCCATCATGAGCAGCATGGCGCTGGTCGGTCAGGAGGCGCCGCCACGCGAGCGGGGCGCGGTGATCGGCTTGCTGAGCATGTTCGGTTCCATAGGCATCATCCTGGCGGCAGGCGTTGGAGGCGCACTGTTCAGCGCGTCCACGCCCTGGGCGCCGTTCGTGCTCATGGCCGGCGCGCAGGCGGTGCTGCTCGTCTGGGCGCTGCTGGTCTGGCTGCTGGCGCCGGGCGGTTCCAGGGCAGCCGCGGTAACGACCAATTCCTGA
- a CDS encoding ABC transporter ATP-binding protein, translating into MLGVDNRLVTPATMKWVRVGLIAGIATMPTTILLYYVLGLAVDAAWHGSNLLRQWFWVLAGLVLAKAVLAWVFRTGQFRASSEAKLNVRDRIHKKVVELGPGILGKRRTGEIANIATEGVEYLDYYFSVYFVQIWVAIAIPIMLCAAIFWIDWVVGLWMLAGVPLTPLFVGSSARGFRRISAHNEDVKNRNSSQYLDSIQGMTTLKMFNQEKTRGKELEAGNEVQRRTTMKLLAVAQSQFIFLELGFALFSTAVAMAVALYRYSGGHVSPGEVLAVVLISLEFSRTLLLIGEFFFAGALGREVARTVRKFLDEKVPVRFSAEEASKELRGTQLSIRIRDVSYTYPGADAPAVRNFSMDLNPGETVALVGRSGSGKTTVTNLLLRTLDPDSGEILYAGVPERELSLERIRRQIALVPQDPFLFYGTIAENLRVAREEASDVELFEALRGAELFDFVEACPDGLDTMVGDQGMALSAGQAQRLAIARAILKDAPIVVLDEPTSQIDVETETVLHQALQRLTAGKTVLLIAHRLSTIERADRIVVMADGAVSEKGTRDELLAHGGIYAGMIRTKKELESLAEAPA; encoded by the coding sequence ATGCTGGGTGTAGATAACAGGCTGGTGACGCCGGCCACGATGAAATGGGTCAGGGTGGGCCTGATTGCCGGCATCGCCACGATGCCGACGACCATTCTGCTCTACTACGTGCTGGGCCTGGCGGTCGATGCGGCCTGGCACGGCAGCAACCTGTTGCGCCAGTGGTTCTGGGTGTTGGCCGGCCTGGTACTTGCGAAAGCGGTCCTGGCCTGGGTGTTCCGGACCGGACAGTTCAGGGCCTCCAGCGAGGCCAAACTGAACGTGCGCGACCGCATACACAAGAAGGTCGTCGAACTCGGTCCCGGTATTCTCGGCAAACGACGGACTGGTGAGATCGCCAACATCGCGACCGAAGGCGTCGAGTACCTCGACTATTACTTCAGCGTCTATTTCGTCCAGATCTGGGTCGCGATTGCGATTCCCATCATGCTCTGTGCCGCGATTTTCTGGATCGACTGGGTCGTGGGCCTGTGGATGCTGGCGGGCGTGCCGCTGACGCCCCTGTTCGTGGGGTCTTCGGCCCGCGGGTTCCGGCGCATCAGTGCGCACAACGAGGACGTGAAGAACCGCAACAGCTCCCAGTACCTGGATTCGATCCAGGGCATGACCACGCTCAAGATGTTCAACCAGGAAAAAACGCGCGGCAAGGAACTGGAGGCGGGGAACGAAGTACAGCGCCGCACCACGATGAAACTCCTGGCCGTGGCCCAGTCGCAGTTCATCTTCCTGGAGCTCGGATTTGCCCTGTTCTCGACCGCGGTGGCCATGGCCGTGGCCCTGTACCGATACTCGGGTGGTCATGTCAGCCCCGGCGAAGTGCTCGCGGTGGTGCTCATCAGCCTGGAGTTCAGCCGCACCCTGCTGCTCATCGGCGAGTTCTTTTTCGCCGGCGCGCTGGGTCGCGAAGTGGCGCGCACGGTACGGAAGTTTCTGGACGAGAAGGTCCCGGTGCGTTTCTCGGCGGAAGAGGCATCGAAGGAATTGCGCGGCACCCAATTGAGCATTCGGATCAGGGATGTTTCGTATACCTATCCCGGAGCGGATGCGCCCGCGGTGCGGAATTTCTCAATGGACCTCAACCCGGGGGAGACCGTGGCGCTGGTCGGTCGTAGCGGTTCCGGGAAGACCACGGTGACCAACCTGCTGCTGCGAACGCTGGACCCGGATTCAGGCGAAATCCTCTATGCCGGAGTCCCGGAACGCGAACTGTCGCTCGAGCGGATACGCAGGCAGATCGCCCTGGTTCCCCAGGATCCGTTCCTGTTCTACGGGACCATTGCGGAGAACCTGCGGGTCGCCCGGGAAGAAGCTTCGGACGTGGAACTCTTCGAGGCGCTCAGGGGCGCCGAACTGTTCGATTTCGTGGAGGCCTGCCCCGACGGGCTGGACACGATGGTCGGCGACCAGGGCATGGCCCTGAGCGCGGGACAGGCGCAGCGCCTGGCGATCGCCCGCGCCATTCTCAAGGACGCTCCCATCGTCGTTCTCGACGAGCCGACATCGCAGATCGACGTGGAAACGGAAACCGTCCTGCACCAGGCGTTGCAGCGCCTTACCGCAGGCAAGACGGTCTTGTTGATCGCCCACCGTCTGAGCACGATCGAACGGGCCGACCGTATCGTCGTCATGGCGGATGGTGCGGTGTCCGAGAAAGGCACGCGCGACGAGTTGCTGGCTCACGGCGGCATTTACGCGGGCATGATCCGGACAAAGAAAGAGCTGGAGAGTCTGGCGGAGGCGCCGGCATGA